One part of the Sardina pilchardus chromosome 5, fSarPil1.1, whole genome shotgun sequence genome encodes these proteins:
- the bcl7ba gene encoding B-cell CLL/lymphoma 7 protein family member B-A isoform X1 has protein sequence MSGRSVRAETRSRAKDDIKKVMAAIERVRRWEKRWVTVGDTSLRIFKWVPIVDTKEKEKSKHAATVDRELNNYPTEAPENNSSVLLDFQDENSNQSSLSDMYQPKVDSSSTSSPQPSEPVSPAHVSDYRTEDPQPPTLGQEILEGETLKDVAEPALPPREVADEPPTLIKEADLLPMPPQIQPCAPYPVPVPPKEGVEEEDGGAPPLKRVCTDQNSVLQPATMS, from the exons ATGTCTGGACGATCGGTTCGTGCGGAGACTCGAAGCCGCGCTAAAGATGACATCAAGAAAGTGATGGCGGCGATCGAAAGAGTTCGCAGATG GGAGAAGAGGTGGGTGACCGTAGGAGATACATCTTTACGGATCTTTAAATGGGTGCCCATTGTGGACACAAAGGAG AAAGAGAAGAGCAAGCATGCAGCCACTGTGGATAGAGAGCTCAACAATTATCCCACAGAAGCACCTGAAAATAACTCTTCAGTCTTGTTAGATTTTCAAG atGAGAACAGCAATCAGAGCTCTCTGTCGGACATGTACCAGCCCAAGGTGGACAGCAGCAGTACCTCGAGCCCCCAGCCTAGCGAGCCTGTCAGCCCAGCACATGTCAGTGACTACCGCACCGAGGATCCGCAGCCTCCCACTCTAGGACAGGAAATCTTGGAGGGTGAGACACTCAAGGATGTGGCAG AGCCAGCATTGCCACCTCGTGAAGTTGCTGATGAGCCTCCCACGCTCATAAAAGAGGCTGATCTCCTACCCATGCCTCCTCAG ATCCAGCCCTGTGCCCCCTATCCTGTGCCCGTGCCTCCGAAggaaggggtggaggaggaggacggtggTGCCCCTCCTCTGAAGAGAGTGTGTACTGACCAAAACTCAGTGCTTCAGCCAGCGACCATGAGCTAA
- the bcl7ba gene encoding B-cell CLL/lymphoma 7 protein family member B-A isoform X2, translating into MSGRSVRAETRSRAKDDIKKVMAAIERVRRWEKRWVTVGDTSLRIFKWVPIVDTKEKEKSKHAATVDRELNNYPTEAPENNSSVLLDFQDENSNQSSLSDMYQPKVDSSSTSSPQPSEPVSPAHVSDYRTEDPQPPTLGQEILEEPALPPREVADEPPTLIKEADLLPMPPQIQPCAPYPVPVPPKEGVEEEDGGAPPLKRVCTDQNSVLQPATMS; encoded by the exons ATGTCTGGACGATCGGTTCGTGCGGAGACTCGAAGCCGCGCTAAAGATGACATCAAGAAAGTGATGGCGGCGATCGAAAGAGTTCGCAGATG GGAGAAGAGGTGGGTGACCGTAGGAGATACATCTTTACGGATCTTTAAATGGGTGCCCATTGTGGACACAAAGGAG AAAGAGAAGAGCAAGCATGCAGCCACTGTGGATAGAGAGCTCAACAATTATCCCACAGAAGCACCTGAAAATAACTCTTCAGTCTTGTTAGATTTTCAAG atGAGAACAGCAATCAGAGCTCTCTGTCGGACATGTACCAGCCCAAGGTGGACAGCAGCAGTACCTCGAGCCCCCAGCCTAGCGAGCCTGTCAGCCCAGCACATGTCAGTGACTACCGCACCGAGGATCCGCAGCCTCCCACTCTAGGACAGGAAATCTTGGAGG AGCCAGCATTGCCACCTCGTGAAGTTGCTGATGAGCCTCCCACGCTCATAAAAGAGGCTGATCTCCTACCCATGCCTCCTCAG ATCCAGCCCTGTGCCCCCTATCCTGTGCCCGTGCCTCCGAAggaaggggtggaggaggaggacggtggTGCCCCTCCTCTGAAGAGAGTGTGTACTGACCAAAACTCAGTGCTTCAGCCAGCGACCATGAGCTAA